Proteins encoded within one genomic window of Methanosarcina barkeri str. Wiesmoor:
- a CDS encoding DUF1622 domain-containing protein, which yields MVLELTNVILEIFFRFFELVSALLVIYAGLKAATKILLMEAFKRSYRYEQIRKEFTNKILFTLELLIVGDIIVTVRNPTVDDLLLVGTIVVIRTVLGYFLSKEVKEYQFD from the coding sequence ATGGTACTGGAACTCACAAATGTGATCCTGGAGATTTTTTTTAGATTCTTCGAGCTTGTGAGTGCACTTCTTGTAATATATGCAGGATTAAAGGCTGCAACTAAAATCCTGCTTATGGAAGCCTTCAAAAGATCCTACAGATATGAACAAATAAGGAAAGAGTTTACAAATAAAATACTCTTCACTCTTGAACTGTTGATAGTTGGCGATATAATCGTAACGGTAAGAAACCCTACAGTAGATGACCTGCTACTTGTTGGAACTATTGTAGTAATCAGGACAGTTCTTGGCTACTTCCTGAGTAAAGAAGTTAAAGAATATCAGTTTGACTGA